Genomic DNA from Burkholderiales bacterium:
GCCAAATTCACCCGTGCCCGGGACGTGATTTCCCGCAACGAAGTGGCGGCATAGCCCCTTTCCATGAAAAGAGCCTCGGCGGCAGCCAGGATTCGCTCGCGAGTATCGGGCAGGCTATGAAGTTGCGGACGCGGCATGCACGGGCCGATCGGCGCGTCGGGCTTCAAACAGGTGATTCAAACGGGTGTTTGAATCATCCGGGCGCGTCGCCGTCTTGTCAACCGGCTGCCGGAGGCCGCGCCGGCAGTGCTCAGCCATCCTGCCCTGGCTTCGGGAATTGTCCTCAGTCCTCGGGCGTCCGTGCCCTGTTGCGCTCAGAACTGCCCTTCTTCGAGCGCGAGCGTACTGGCCGAACCGTGCACTACTGCGTGCTCGTAGGCGCGCGCGAGCGGCACAACGTGCTCGGCGTAGAAGCGCGCAGTGCCGAGCTTGGCACGGTAGAAATCGTATTCCTCGGCGTTCTCGTCGAGCCGCCGCTTGGCGATGAGTGCGCTGCGCGCCATGAGCCAGCCCGCGGCGACGGTGCCGAACAGCTTGAGGAACGGCACCGAGCCGGCGGTGGCGGCCTTGATGTTGTGCGCGTAGGTCTCGACCATCCAGTCGGTGGCCCGCGCGAGCGACTGCACGCCTTCGTCAAGCGAGCGCCGAATGACGGAAAGCGCCGGATGCGAGGACACCGAGGCGAGATCCTGGTCCAGGGCGCGCATCTGCCCGAGCAGCCTTTTCGCCGTCATCCCTTTTTCGTACGCGATCTTTCTTCCCACGAGGTCGTTGGCCTGAATGCCGGTCGTTCCTTCGTAGATCGTGGTGATCCGCGCGTCGCGCAGGTATTGCGCGGCGCCGGTCTCTTCGACAAAGCCCATGCCACCGTGGACCTGCACCCCCGTGGAGGCCACCTCGATGCACTGCTCGGTGCACCAGCCTTTGACCACGGGGGTGAGCAGATCGAACATCGCCTGGTGCGCCATGCGCTCCGACTTGTCAGGATGCAGCAGCGCCTGATCCAGCTCGGCCGCGGCGAGCGAGGCCAGCGCGCGCATGGCCTCGGTCTGGGCCTTCATGCTCATCAGCATGCGACGCACGTCCGGGTGATGGATGATCGTCACCCGCTCGCCCGCCTTCACGCCAGGTTCCCGACCCTGCACGCGTTGTCTGGCGTAGGCCAGCGCATGCTGGTAGGCACGGTCGGCCATGGCGACGCCTTCGATGCCCACTTCCAGACGGGCGAAATTCATCATCGTGAACATGAACTCCAGCCCGCGATTCTCCTCGCCGACCAGATAGCCGACCGCTCCTTCCCGGTCGCCGTAAGCCATCACGCAGGTCGGACTGCCGTGGATTCCAAGCTTGTGCTCGATCGACACGCATCGGACGTCGTTGCGCGCCCCGAGCGAGCCGTCCCTGTTCACCAGAAACTTCGGCACGATGAACAGCGAGATGCCCTTGACGCCCTCCGGAGCGTTGGGCGTGCGTGCGAGCACCATGTGCACGATGTTCTCCGCCATGTCGTGCTCACCCCAGGTGATGAAGATCTTGGTGCCCTGGATGCGATAGTGGTCGCCCTGGGGAGTGGCGCGCGTGCGCACCGCGGACAGATCCGACCCGGCCTGCGGTTCGGTCAGGTTCATCGTTCCGGTCCACTGGCCCGAGACGAGCTTGGGCAGATAGAGGGCTTTCTGCGCCTCGGTGCCGTGGCGCGAGAGGGCGAGCACGACGCCCGCGGTCAGCATCGGGCACAACGCGAACGACATGCACGCGGCATTCCACATCTCGGAGGTCTGCGCGGAAACGACGTG
This window encodes:
- a CDS encoding acyl-CoA dehydrogenase translates to MSTYTAPIRDMKFVVKELIGLDPICVLPGCEEVTADLVDAILEEAGKFAGGVLDPLNRAGDRVGARLEGDTVISAPGFKEAFRKFCEGGWVGLANDPRWGGQGLPHVVSAQTSEMWNAACMSFALCPMLTAGVVLALSRHGTEAQKALYLPKLVSGQWTGTMNLTEPQAGSDLSAVRTRATPQGDHYRIQGTKIFITWGEHDMAENIVHMVLARTPNAPEGVKGISLFIVPKFLVNRDGSLGARNDVRCVSIEHKLGIHGSPTCVMAYGDREGAVGYLVGEENRGLEFMFTMMNFARLEVGIEGVAMADRAYQHALAYARQRVQGREPGVKAGERVTIIHHPDVRRMLMSMKAQTEAMRALASLAAAELDQALLHPDKSERMAHQAMFDLLTPVVKGWCTEQCIEVASTGVQVHGGMGFVEETGAAQYLRDARITTIYEGTTGIQANDLVGRKIAYEKGMTAKRLLGQMRALDQDLASVSSHPALSVIRRSLDEGVQSLARATDWMVETYAHNIKAATAGSVPFLKLFGTVAAGWLMARSALIAKRRLDENAEEYDFYRAKLGTARFYAEHVVPLARAYEHAVVHGSASTLALEEGQF